The following coding sequences lie in one Synechococcus sp. PCC 7336 genomic window:
- a CDS encoding DnaJ C-terminal domain-containing protein has product MQNFKDYYKILGVGRSASTDDIKKAYRKLARKYHPDVNPGDKSAEEKFKDVSEAYEILSDSGKRRKYDQFGQYFNQGGFRTGGRTAYSSPFGDFDPAVGQTVDFSQFDDFQDFIDQLLGRMGGGGRSYGPSSGFQTGARGRTAQSYNAESLIQLGIIDAYKGGQQRLRVDSSRTLTVNIPPGVTDGKKIRLRGQGHPNPSGGAGDLYLKVKIKPHPFFRLEGSDVYCDLPISPSEAALGGAVDVPTLDGEVKLNLPAGVQSGQRLRLGGKGFPKGKGDRGDQFVVIQVNVPSNITERERELYEQLKQVQSYDPRSAIAV; this is encoded by the coding sequence ATGCAAAATTTTAAGGACTATTACAAAATTCTCGGAGTGGGCCGCAGCGCCAGCACAGACGACATTAAGAAGGCTTATCGCAAGCTCGCCCGCAAATACCATCCCGATGTCAACCCCGGCGACAAGTCGGCTGAGGAGAAGTTCAAAGACGTCAGCGAAGCCTACGAAATCCTCTCCGACAGTGGCAAGCGCCGCAAATACGACCAGTTCGGTCAATATTTCAACCAAGGGGGATTTCGCACGGGCGGGAGGACTGCCTACAGCAGCCCGTTTGGGGATTTCGATCCGGCGGTGGGTCAAACAGTTGATTTCAGCCAGTTTGACGATTTCCAAGATTTTATCGATCAGTTATTGGGCCGCATGGGGGGCGGCGGACGCAGTTACGGCCCGAGCTCGGGTTTTCAGACCGGTGCCAGGGGACGTACCGCCCAAAGCTACAATGCCGAATCGCTGATTCAACTGGGTATTATCGATGCCTACAAGGGCGGGCAGCAACGGTTGCGAGTGGATAGCTCTCGTACGTTGACCGTCAACATTCCCCCTGGAGTTACGGATGGCAAGAAGATTCGCCTGCGGGGGCAGGGCCATCCCAATCCCAGCGGCGGCGCAGGAGATCTCTACCTCAAGGTTAAAATTAAGCCCCATCCGTTCTTCCGCCTAGAGGGCTCTGATGTCTATTGCGATTTGCCGATATCGCCAAGCGAAGCTGCTCTGGGGGGGGCAGTGGATGTGCCGACCCTGGATGGAGAAGTGAAGCTCAATCTGCCTGCTGGGGTTCAGTCGGGGCAGAGGCTGCGCTTGGGCGGTAAGGGGTTTCCGAAGGGGAAGGGCGATCGCGGCGATCAGTTTGTGGTGATTCAGGTGAACGTTCCCAGCAACATCACAGAACGGGAGCGAGAGTTGTACGAGCAACTCAAGCAGGTGCAGTCCTACGATCCGCGATCGGCGATCGCGGTGTGA